CGGTTGTATCACTGGTAATTGCACCGCTGATTGCAACCATAGGCCTATAAGGAGGTTCGCTCTTGAAAAAGTATGAGTGCCTTTATATTGTAAATATCAACTTTGATAGTGAAGGAATCTCCGCCGTTGTTGCAAGAGTGGATGAAGTCCTGAAGAACGTAGGCGGTGAGCTTGTGAATACCCAACATTGGGGCAAGCGCAAACTGGCTTACGCTATCGATAAAGAACGCTATGGAAATTATGTTTTAATGCATTTTCAAGGCGAAAACCCGAATATCTCAGAGCTCGCTCGCGAGTTTGAAATTGAAACAGGTGTACTTCACTATATGACAATTCGCCTGGATGAATTTCCTGATTTTGAGACACTGGCTGTTCCACAGGCTTTTGAAGCTGAGCGTGGAAGACGTCCTGGTGGCAGAGACTCAAGAGACTCAAGAGATTCCAGGGATGATCACAGACCAAGACGCTATGAAAACGAGGAAGCATCTCCAGCAGTAGCCAAGGAAGCAACTGAAGACGTTGCCAAAGAGGCAACTGGAGAAGTAGCTGAAGACGTTGAAGGTGCTGAAGTTGCTGTTGAAGCAACGGAAGAGATTGCTGAGACAGCAGAAGTGGTTGAAGAGAAACCGGTTGAAGTCGCCGAGGAAGCAGCTGAAGAAGTGGTCGAAGAAGTTGAAGTGGCTGAAGAGCCTGCAGCTCCTGAAGCAGATGTTGAAGAATCCGCAGACGAATCACCTGAAGAAGAAGCTGAAAAGCCTGCTGACGCAGAGTAATCGGCCGGATTAGAGAAAGAGAGTATTCTATATGAAAATGTTCACCTATAGAAAAAAGATTTGCAAATTCTGTGAAAACAAGAAGATGGAAATTGATTACAAAAACCCCTCCATGCTGCGTCGCTTCGTGACCGAACAGGGCAAGATTCTACCTAGCCGTATTACAGGTACTTGTGCTCGCCATCAAAGAGGGCTGGTAACAGCTATTAAACGTGCTCGGAATATTGCTTTACTGCCATATACCAATGACGTAAAAAACGCCTAAGAGAGAGGATCTGATCATGAAAATTATTCTACGTGAAGATATCGAATCCCTGGGTCTTGCTGGAGAAACCGTCAACGTCAAAGATGGTTTTGCCCGCAATTATTTGATTCCACAGAAGCTGGCTTATCCAGCTACCCGCAGTTTCTCACGCGTTTTTGAGGAAGAAAAGAAGCTAAAAGATAATCGCGATGCCCGCGCTACTGCACAGGCTGAGCAACTAGCTGCCAAGCTTGGAAATCTCTCCCTTGAAACCTCAGTGAAAGTCGGTGAGGAAGACAAGGTTTTTGGTGCCGTAACTGCAGCTGATATTGCAGAACTTCTGGCTGCTAAAGGCTATGAGATTGACAAACGTGACATCCTCCTCGAGGAACCCCTCAAGGCTCTGGGCATCTATAATGTACCAGTAAAGGTCGCCACAGATATCAAAGCCGAAGTCAAAGTCTGGGTTATCAAAGAATAAGCTGATACCCCACCATGTTAAATGGGGTGAAAGTGATGGTTGTTGTCTCAACTTTCATTTTCACCCTATTTTGTTTCTGGAGATAAATAACTATTAGATAAGTTGGCATCCTTTGACACGATTTTCATTTCATATATTTAGCACGAGAGAAGCCTACTTCATGGTAGCAGCAAGTATGTTTCTAGGGCTTTTTATTGGCCTCAGTCTCCAGAGTTTGATATCTGGAATGGAGAACACAACACTCCTTGATCGCCTCATCATGCTTGTAGGTGAAATTGCTATCATCGTCCCGCCGCTGTTTATTCTCAATCAACGTAAAATTTCACTCATTCAAGTATTGCCGCTGCATAAGATATCACCCATTACCATTGGCATGTCAGTTTTGTTTATTGGAGGTGTGATCGGTTTGGTGTCTGTGTTTGAGGTTCTCGTTTTGCCTTATTACCCAGTCCCGGATTTTTTAAAACAAATGGATGCGACCCTTTTCGATGGTGGTATTCTGGCAAATGTGATACTCATTTCAGCAGCAGTCCTGGTGGCACCCCTTGTTGAAGAATTCCTCTTCAGAGGTCTGCTCCAGCAAAGCCTGTTTTATCATTTTGGGTCCGTGTTGCCAGCCATGGTGATTCCAACAGTGGTTTTTGCCCTCTTCCATGTGGGCTACCTCTTCTATTTCCCAGCCATGGTGGAGCTCCTCACGTTAGGACTATTGCTGGCATGGCTTATGGTCAAGACGGGAAACATTCTCATTCCAATGCTTACCCATGCCTTGTTTAACCTTTCAGCATTTTCAGGATTATTCCTGGGTCTTGATGAAGAGACTTCCACGCTGGCTGATCTGGGATGGACCTGGATAATTATCTCTGCCACCCTTTTTGGAATAGGCCTATTTTATTTTAAACGCATGAAAACCGTAGTATGTGATGAAGTCTATTTGATACCGCTACCCTATGAAGTGGAGGGGTGAGAGAATGGAATATAGTAAAATCCTGGCAATTGGCATGGGTGGCTTCCTGGGTGCTCTCGGTCGTTATTGGGTCAGTGGTCTTGCCCAAAGGCTTGGTGGTCGATTTCCCTACGGGACCTTGTCGGTTAACCTTATCGGTAGTTTTATTCTCGGTATCTTCGCCACGCTTTTCCTGGAGAAGGTGATCGTAAACCAGGAGATGAGATTGTTTTTGCTGGTAGGCCTGTTAGGTGCTTTTACGACCTACTCAACCTTCTCATTAGAGACACTCAATCTTATGCGTGGTGGAGAATGGATGTTCGCAGGTTTGAATGTTCTGGCCAATGTAGTGGGGACACTTATTGCTGTGTGGGCAGGAGTTAGCATCGCCAAATTGTGGTGATAATCTAAAACGCTGAGCTCTGAACCCCGGAACAGTGCATCAATTTAAAGCATTTCCATACACAATTGGTCACCACAAGTCCCTCCACCCTGCCGGGTAGAAGAAATGTCAGCAACGAAGTAATTTGATTTATTCATTCTGAGTCGTATCATCGGTCCTGTTTATTGTGAAGTCTTTTTTTAACGACCACAATGGTAGGAGGGGAATATATGTATGA
The Candidatus Neomarinimicrobiota bacterium genome window above contains:
- the crcB gene encoding fluoride efflux transporter CrcB; translated protein: MEYSKILAIGMGGFLGALGRYWVSGLAQRLGGRFPYGTLSVNLIGSFILGIFATLFLEKVIVNQEMRLFLLVGLLGAFTTYSTFSLETLNLMRGGEWMFAGLNVLANVVGTLIAVWAGVSIAKLW
- a CDS encoding 30S ribosomal protein S18, which produces MKMFTYRKKICKFCENKKMEIDYKNPSMLRRFVTEQGKILPSRITGTCARHQRGLVTAIKRARNIALLPYTNDVKNA
- a CDS encoding CPBP family intramembrane metalloprotease yields the protein MVAASMFLGLFIGLSLQSLISGMENTTLLDRLIMLVGEIAIIVPPLFILNQRKISLIQVLPLHKISPITIGMSVLFIGGVIGLVSVFEVLVLPYYPVPDFLKQMDATLFDGGILANVILISAAVLVAPLVEEFLFRGLLQQSLFYHFGSVLPAMVIPTVVFALFHVGYLFYFPAMVELLTLGLLLAWLMVKTGNILIPMLTHALFNLSAFSGLFLGLDEETSTLADLGWTWIIISATLFGIGLFYFKRMKTVVCDEVYLIPLPYEVEG
- a CDS encoding 50S ribosomal protein L9; translation: MKIILREDIESLGLAGETVNVKDGFARNYLIPQKLAYPATRSFSRVFEEEKKLKDNRDARATAQAEQLAAKLGNLSLETSVKVGEEDKVFGAVTAADIAELLAAKGYEIDKRDILLEEPLKALGIYNVPVKVATDIKAEVKVWVIKE
- the rpsF gene encoding 30S ribosomal protein S6, producing MKKYECLYIVNINFDSEGISAVVARVDEVLKNVGGELVNTQHWGKRKLAYAIDKERYGNYVLMHFQGENPNISELAREFEIETGVLHYMTIRLDEFPDFETLAVPQAFEAERGRRPGGRDSRDSRDSRDDHRPRRYENEEASPAVAKEATEDVAKEATGEVAEDVEGAEVAVEATEEIAETAEVVEEKPVEVAEEAAEEVVEEVEVAEEPAAPEADVEESADESPEEEAEKPADAE